A window of Rhododendron vialii isolate Sample 1 chromosome 11a, ASM3025357v1 genomic DNA:
TAGACAGATGCTTTGTTTAAACATGTGTTGAGTTGACATGTTCTCTCAACTTTAGGCACAAATCGATGAAGTTTTAAGGCATCTGACTGTGTCGTTCATATTTGGCCCTAGGGCCTCCAAATGTTTTTGTCTCCTGAGTTGGACTGTGCCTCTGAAGGCTTCATGAGCACATTAACTATGGAGCTTTTAGGCATCAATTGTTTATAAACTCCTATATAGTTCAAGGTGGAGCCTTACACAAACTTTCTGAAGTTCGATATTGCATGTAGTGAGACTAGTATACTTGGAAGTGAGAGTATTTAGAGACTTTTATGTTTGATTACCAAATTACAACTCCAATGCTCATCGAAAGCTTTGACCCCCTGAGTAAAAACTCTATTCTCGTATCTAACTTCCAACATCTGATGAAGCACAATGAGACTTCTACAAATGTAAAGCTAACCTTACCTTCctgttgccgatcaaaaaaaaaaaccttacctTCCTGTTTCTTCAGCTTTCTTCCCTTGCCAGAAGGAGCTTTGTGCTTGATCGCTGCCTCAGCATTCTGCGCAGAGTATCTCCTATTCTACTTCCACTCAGCTACCCACAAGGGGCTCGAGGGATACTACCACCTCATCCTATTCCTCCTTATTGCCCTATGCATTATGTCGTCTGTTGGTGGAGCCCTCTTCCCGACAAGCTTCCCAGTTGATTTGTGCAATGGAATTGGAATAACACTCCAAGGCCTCTGGTTCTATCAGACTGCGTTCACTCTCTATGGCCCAATGATGCCTTCAGGTTGCCAACTCAAGGGGGATAATATTTCATGTCACTCATCAGGTAGTGAAGTCAGAGGCGAGTTGCTTGCGAATTTCCAACTATTTATGATGGTGCTTGGTGTCCTTCTTGCTGTTGTTCTGTCGTATGTTTTTTACTCTGCTTCAAGATTTAGGCATTCTGGTGTTAGAAGTTCGCATCCAGCTGACAGTTGACTAGATTGGGTTAAGGTATATTTTGTGTCTTTTGTTTATGTTCCACTCCATTTAGAGCGCTCTCTTTCTATTTCTTTCAGAAACGgatatgagttttttttttttttagagtagATAGATTGAACTTCCAATTTTAGTTCCCCTTAAGTAGCGTCACCTTGAAATACCAATGTGTACTATAGATCAAATTGGGTTCATTGGGCCCGATCATCGTGTAATAAAGCAATTCATTTTACTCATAAAAATAATCATAGTGAAATGGtggttgtttgtttgtttcctttAACATTAATTCTTGGTGGTATTTCCTGGATAAGATTtcgatttttaattttgttttggttggatAAGAATTAGATATATGCTCAAGGAGGAAACTTTCACTCTTGATGGGACTATCCCCATTGTTCGACGGACTATATTCGGATGCATATTAACTAGAATTTCAGGTGGACTGGGAACTTATTATTCTGCAAAAAATAGAACTTTGATGCTAATGTTTAGATAATCACTTGAAGTATTCGATCTTTAGCCATCTCAGCTTTGTTTCTTGAATGGTATGTATTCTCTGTTCCTTGAACCTTTCTTATCCTCCCTATCATCTTCATGAAACAATCTTTGCTGTAGGGGTTCTTCCCATCTGTACAATTATGATGTCCAATTTTAAATCGGAGAACTAACTATCAAGAGGAAAGTTGTGCTCTTTTCCTTCCTAATTTCTTGCCTCCCAACTCCCTAAACTATACTGGCAAATTGAATGATTGGAAGACCAATGAATTGGTTTCATGCCAATGTGAGGAAATTATCTCAAACTTGATTTACCCTTTGGTTTTGTTGTATGAAATTTAGGTTTCCATGTACTCATGCTGAATTGAGATAGGAAgttaagatatatatatatacgaggcggttccggggacacctaaaaaaacctcatagtttccgatcaaattttgatgatccgagtcgctcaatgtgatcagaacgtgattttaaaggtacccttaagaaatcaacaaaaaaaatgaccgggaagggcttgatccgaatagtttcgaatagttttttattgaacggttcaaaaaaaaactgctcaaatcaagcctttgccggtcattttttttgctaatttcttgcgggcacccttaaaatcacattctgcacacattgaatggtttggatcataaaaatttgatcggaaactatgagattgagatttggggtgtttttttttgtgtgtcccttgaaccgttccgatatatatactgtttggatcaaacccttttcgatcattttttttgctgatttcttgcaggtacccttaaaatcacgttctgatcatattgagcggcttggatcatcaaaatttgatcgggaactatgaggtgtttttttgggtgtccccggaaccgccccgatatatatatatatatatatatatatatatatatatatatatatatatatatatatatatatatatatattggagaAAAgcaaagtgtgtgtgtgttctttaTATTCCATTGTTTTATATCGTTTTTTGCATCAGAAAATTGTGCGAGAAATGAAGTATTTCTCGTCTTCGTTCTCTGATCACATTGGTATTGCCTATCCAAATCACCCTTCTCTTTGTATTTCTTCTGTGGTTTCCTTGAAATATTGGTTTTGAGCTTCATTGTGATTATGTTTTTGTGTTTTACTGTTAAGGACAGATTGTCATGAGAATATATATTAGTTGTGAAAGTAGGTTGCCCTGTTTGTATTATCTTTTGTGCTTTTGtgttttattgtttctttccaGTTAGGGTTACCATTCATCTACGGAAAGAAcaactcaaattttttattcCCAACTCGTAAGGCACAAAAAAAAGGTTCTACTTGAATTTAAAAGAAACCTTAATTGCATTGCAAAGAAGTTTAAATTCCTCAGTCGTCCTCTTGATATGAGATGCGTGTCGCCTTTTGGTTCATGGAGCTGAGTTTCGCTGTCGCGAACTTCTTCCACGGCGTCGTTCACATGAATCTCTATCTGCTAGTTATCATCGTTGTTCTTGAACAGCTTCTTGCTTTGTTCGAGGTCTTTGATGGCATCCTTGTAATTTTTGGCGCATGAGTTGTACCGGAACTTCAACTCAGAGTCCTTTGTATTGTTGTGAGCAAAATTAATCTCTTTGTAAATTTTCTAGGACAAGATATGCGCTAGGTACCTCTGTGAAAACGCGACTTTTACCTCTTGCAGTTCGCAAGTCGTTCTTCATCAAATGGAGGAACCAATGAGGGTTCATGGACTTGGAGCACAATTCAAAAAGCTTGGaatagtgtgtttttttttttttccagtaaaaGAAGGGCAAATGAACACAAACAACAATGCAAGAGAAATTAGCATGGATTTTTGAGCAAATGAATGTGCCATTTTTCAGATCTCTATTTCTTGTTTATAATTCTTCCCTCTTGGATGCTATAGGCAATGAAGGAGTGGGTCTTATATAGAGCTTCAAAGATTTCAATGGTTGGGTCTTATATGACAGCCTATatatttaatttgttcaaaGAATAAATGAGTTGTCATCATAATGAAACTATAACTTTCGATTTTTGCAATAGTTTAATAATGTTGGATAGATGACAACTCATTTGTTTAGTCGACCAAGAATACTGTTAGAGTTGACTTGAGATATGGATTGATAATATTTATAGCACAATTATAAGTGTGAAGTCTCATTGATAAATAAACTAATAATTTAAATACGTTTTTGATGTTGGtggttgatgatgatgattgaCAAGTTGTTGTCCAGGGTCCCCAAGGTAACAtcatattgaataaaaacatgTTGATTTCTCTCTATATTAAAGTTATTCCATTAAGATTATGGTTTAATTTCAATTtcttctcaattaaatatttcttGCCAAGGACCCTGTTTGGGGCACAATAAATGTGCAAGAAATTTATGATTTTTGCGGGACCCATTATGgatcctacaaagatgattcaaacagcaagtcattcttaaaatattttttttatgaattcttgaaaaaaaattaactcaatctgaTATCGATAAAAGTAGTTTTAGAATTCGTAGGGTTGTATCAATGTTAACTTGGAGTGAAGCAAAGGCGAGGCTGATGCTTGCATGCCTGTAAATGAAGCTTTCCTCTCTTGTTTAGCTAAATGGGGCAAGTAAAGATTctgatgtggatgctcttacacTCTTAGAGTCTCCCCATTTATGTAGATTTCATCCTTTTTTTGACCCATTTCGCACGCCATTTCTTTATGACTGCACTCCCATACTTTAATCTAATACACCGTGAATTGtgcttttttttgaaatcttaatccaaaaaaagagaaattttgaaGTGTATTTAATACTATTTATGAAAAAAACAGGGTGCGTAAATCATTTCCATCTGACATAGGATAAACTTCTCCTGGTTCTAAAacaagaggaataaaaaaacaCAGACAAGCACACACGCACAATGCTGCTGTCTTTCTGGTAAATTTActcatttcaccaaaaaaaagcCAAGATACAAACAGCCAAATAAATTAGACACCCAAAGCTTTCATTGTCATTGATTCATCAAACAGGTGattctcactctctcttcatGTATTTTCTAAAGGAATTTGAACACGAGATCTTGCTGGTGATCATGTCTCGTTGAACCAAATCAAGTATATGTTGTTAATGCTTGTCCAGTGCTTATATAGTGACAGAGAAGGCTTTTCTTCACTCCACAACGTAAAATAGATCTGTTGCTAGACTTATAGAGCCCACTGATCCACTAGAATTATAATTCTGTCACAACGACCAAGTTTAAAAGAATGTCAAATCATATGCTTACAATTCATACAATACAATCGAGAGAGTGAAGCCTGCAAATACGTGACAACAAAATGTCATTTTTGGCCGGTTCCTTgtacaataaaagaaaataaattggaGAGCCAAGAGTAGACTACAAAGAATGGAAACTAGAAAGTTGCACTTGGTATAACAATATTAAAACATAAAGGAGGAAGAAGGATCCGGTCAACTGGGCTACATATCCCGAAAAAAATAGATCTCCATGCATAACTAACCAATTTCCCCAGACATGAACACAACACCACCATATGAATTAACCAACCCATGACATAATTAATAGTATCTTTTATTTCCTGCTTTCCTCTTTCTGGCATATGCTAGATGTCTGGATGAAATAGGACTAAGAGAAATAAAAGAGAAGCAAACCTATGAAACGTATTAAACACTTGGTCCATTTTGGCATTGAAGTTCTGGAGATCATCTTAGAAACGAAAATGGAGTTGCAAGAAAACAATACTTTGGCAAAGGGTAAAATGTAAGAAACTACATGCACCCATTTTCTTTTTGGCAAAGGGTTCCAAGTCCTACTCCGAAGTTTGAAAAGAGAGGGCTAAGTTCTTAACACTACATTTACTAGCATTGAAATGCCTTTGTTTGCATACCTTTGGGAGGATGGCGTAAGTTAGCGCGAAATTCCTGTAAGTGATCCAGAATAGACCTAGTATGGGTAGACAATACCCTAGGCATCTTAGACAAATTGAACGAATCTCTAAGCTTGGAGCTAGAAACCTTCCGAGTGCTTTCTGTTGTATGCCGGAGATGTGTGGTCCAATGTTACTCCAGCTACTTGCTGAACCATTTGTCAAGTTGAACTTTTGACTTATGGGCTAAAAGTACGCAAGAAAAACCTGGCTTTTGGGAAGCTAAATTTTGTATGCTTTTTGACTTCTACTTCCCAATACTCAGCTTCTACTAAAAGTTCAGCTACAACAAACACCTACTGAATGGGACTGTAAAAGATGATTTCATAATTAGGCATACGTGCAGAGAGTAGTATAAAAACAAGTTAGTTAGTGATGAGATACCAGAATAAGGAACTTCCAGGATATAATTGGCAGAAAGCCCGATGCCAAAACCAGCCAGAGTTATGCCAATGctaaaaccaaaaccacagCCAACTCCAACATAACCGATCACCTCAGGGCCAAAGCCAGGATCCCATCCGACCCCACAGCCAAAGCCATTGCCCATGCCCCAAAATGCTCCAGAAGTCGGATGCACTGGATTCCATCATTCGTATCTCCTGAACAAGCCTTATATGATCATTATTACCTGCAATCAGAGTAGGTAAACACAAAACAATAAATAAGTGAAATGAGCCACAACAGTGCAACTCATAATATGCCTCATGCACAATATTTCCGGGAAAATTGTTTCAACTTTACATATAAGACATTTAAATACAGATGCATAGATTTTTAGGCAACAGAATCAACCTTTTACGAAAGAGGaatctgttaaagcatccaactccaaaccaattgtccaggagtggagaggccgcccaggctcatatactagttttggatgagataattaatcgatgtgggacaaatcccaacaaaatCAGACCTCAGTTGTCCTTAATTCAGGACAAGTTGTGATTGTTACTTTTCCGTTTCACAACAAGAAGTAAAAAGCTACTAAATCTCCGAGGATAGTCCACCATAGATAATAAGATAATAGGCATACCCCAACTATGTACCCATCATTTCTGTCaaataatttcttcttcttcgtatAAGTGCCATGAAATAACATCATTTCTTGAAACTAATAGGAGTGAGCCCTACACATATAGGGTAGAAGAGTGATATCGGAGATGGGAAGACCATGGACCTGAACATTATCACCAATGTTGGACTCCTATTTCAGATTACTTTATGAAGATTAGATACCTAAAAATTGGCACACATCAAAAAACAACATAATCTTATTCTTGAGTTGCTCTACATGCAAAACTACGAATTTCCTACTGACTTATTTTCGGTTATATATAAATAACATGGTAAACTACTGGACGACAcgggaaggaaaaagaaataaccgttaaaaaacaaagaaaagaaacagaaccTACCGCTTGGAGGTCTCCAAACAAATTGTATtctaattgaaaacaaaatgatCTCGTTCAATCAAGGTCAATGTACAGAAAAAACTGtatgtgggcacacgccccaaaaattTCCGTTTTTGCCTTCTAAAAATttcgggtgcggccctcttttggaaaagcgcggcgaaacgcttcgatccagagtcgccactcgggttttagcggtgaaaacacccaaggaaccgaactcgaaaacgtttgccacgtttgtttgattttgaaaaaggctgtAGACTgatccgtcgtcaccttcgatatctgaggttcgggagccaggttacgagaggggaagggttttatggcacccctctcgtccaatccggagatcgatctctactcaggcatttttgtaaaacttttccatttttctctcagttgatcatttttttagccagttagggcggggagCAGTTAagggggattaaaactgtaacacattgcagtttatgtgacaaaaatgtttatggatggtATTGCTTGCAATAATAAATATAAATTGAGAACAAGCGCCGTGAGCAGTCTGAATAAGGTGGAATACGCTGTTTCGAGAGGGGTGTGAGCAGGCATCGTACCAGTATGCACTGGCCTAGCCACTGCATACTGacacaacctgcgcacgccacaccgccactggcgtactccacttaccaTGAACTCACAGCCCTTGTTTGCAATCcactgggctctggaatggaccagcgcacacccagaacaaaccatgcagttaatgGAGCAGAATATGAGTAATTACAGACAGGCAAGACggcttcaagccacgaaagACAACAGAATATCCCAGAAACAGTGTGGGAAAATAAAAGAGGCCAAAAGCATGCTGAGTGCAATGGCCAGTCACTGGACCTTGGTgacactgccgtacgccagtattaggagaccgtacgccagttatacCATAGGGTCAGTGGTTGGCTTTGCATTaactgggctctggaacatg
This region includes:
- the LOC131306634 gene encoding uncharacterized protein LOC131306634, with protein sequence MGSFVGHVLPGTLFLLVGMWHTWSSVVRYISDPTSFRVSVWSPVPGFNGRIKFLELYVIVIGGFIDLCIELLVATRLRFFVNGVLDPSHMINFEHSGMLLMFFIFGVVTLLSQKTSFLPLPEGALCLIAASAFCAEYLLFYFHSATHKGLEGYYHLILFLLIALCIMSSVGGALFPTSFPVDLCNGIGITLQGLWFYQTAFTLYGPMMPSGCQLKGDNISCHSSGSEVRGELLANFQLFMMVLGVLLAVVLSYVFYSASRFRHSGVRSSHPADS